Below is a genomic region from Actinomycetota bacterium.
GGGCTGGTCGGCCCGGACACGGTCGGGCTGATGATCACGAACCCCAACACCCTCGGCGTCTTCGAGTCGAGGATCTCGGAGATCACCTCGATCGTGCACGAGGCGGGGGGTCTGGCCTACTGCGACGGCGCGAACCTCAACGCGATCGTCGGCCGCGCCCGTCCGGGCGATATGGGTTTCGACGTCGTCCACATCAACCTGCACAAGACGTTCTCGACCCCCCACGGCGGGGGAGGTCCGGGGGCGGGTCCGCTCTGCGTCAAGGAGCACCTGGCTCCCCACCTCCCGGTCCCGCGCGTGGTCCGCCTGCAGGACGGGACGTTCGACCTCGTCACCGACGACGCCTCGTCCATCGGACCGGTCCACTCGTTCGCCGGCAACTTCGCGGTCGTCGTTCGGGCCTACGCCTACCTGCGCAGGCTGGGAGCCGAGGGGCTGCGGCGGGTGTCCGGGCACGCCGTCCTGAACGCCAACTACCTGAAGGCGCGGCTGATCGACCGCTACCCCGTCCCGTACCCCTCGGGCACGATGCACGAGTTCGTGGCCTCCGGGGACCGCTTCCGCCGACATGGCGTCAGGACCTTCGATATCGCGAAGGCGCTGCTCGACCACGGGTTCCACGCGCCCACCATCTACTTCCCGCTCACGGTGCGGGAGGCGCTCATGATCGAGCCCACCGAGACGGAGTCGAAGGAGACCCTGGACCGGTTCGTGGAAGCGATGCTCGAGATCGCGGACCGAGCGGAGAGCGGGGAGGGCGAGCACCTGAGGACCGCCCCCCACGAGCTGCCGGTCCGGCGTCTGGACGAGGCCCGCGCGGCCCGTCAGCTCACGCTGCGCGGCTGAGCGTCACAGCACCTTCCGGCCCTGCGCCGTCCCGAACTCCTCGTCCTCCGCCTCGCACCCTTCGTGGCCGCATCGGCACCCGTGGTTGCCCGCCTGCGCGTCGTGGCGGCAGTCGTCCGAGCAGTAGCCGCCTTCGCCGGCCGAGCATGTGCACGGCACGTGCATGCAGTCCGTGTCCGCCATCTCTCCCTCCTGTGTCGATGCGGGGTTCATGCCCGGTTCCGTGCTCTCCGACTCCTGGGCTCGCATCTCCCGTCCCCACTGGATGCGCCTCCAGATCAGGTAGACGGCGACCGGCAGCACGAAGGTGAGCAGCTCCGGGATGCCTCCCAGGTGCGCGTACGAGGCGACGGGGCCTTCCATGTCCTCACCGTATCGGGCGGTGACGGTAGTGTCGTCTTCCTGGTGCGGCACGACCGAGGAGGGGACATGACAGCTCGACTGATCGCCGTGTACCGCAAGCCCGACGACCCGGACACGTTCGACACCCACTACAACGACGTGCACCTCCCGTTGGCGCGCACGATGCCCGGGATCCGCAAGGTCGAGGTGCACCGGGCGCGCAAGGCGCTCATCGGCGACGACGACAACTACATCGTCACCGTGATGCACTTCGACGACGCCGAGGCGTTGGAGCGGGCGACCTCGTCGGAAGAGGGGATGGCGGCCGGCAAGGACGCGTACAAGCTGTCCGGCGGCACCGTGAAGCTCTTCGTCGCCGAGTGCGAAGAGGTGCAGACGTGACGGAAGGGTACGAGACGCTGATCGTCGAGAAGGTCGACGACGACGTCGGCCTGATCCGGCTCAACCGGCCCGACTCCCTCAACGCCCTCAACTCCACGCTGATGGAGGAGCTGCTGGAGGCGCTGCTCGACTTCGAGGGCGACGACGACATCCGCTGCATCGTCATCACCGGCAACGAGCGCGCCTTCGCGGCGGGAGCCGACATCTCCGAGATGGCCGACGCCACGCTGGTCGACGCCTACCGGGCCGACAACCTGGCCCTGTGGGACGGGATCGCAGAGATCAGGACACCGATCATCGCCGCGGTCGACGGATGGTGCCTGGGGGGCGGCTGCGAGCTCGCGATGACGTGCGACATCGTTATCGCGTCCGAGCGGGCGAGGTTCGGTCAGCCCGAGATCAAGATCGGCGTCATCCCCGGAGCGGGGGGGACACAGAGGCTCACGAAGGCGATCGGGAAGTCCCGGGCGATGGAGATGGTGCTGACCGGGGAGCCGATGGATGCGGCGGAGGCCGTGGCCCGGGGCCTGGTTAGCCGGACCGTCCCTGCGGAGACGCTGATGGATGAGACGCTCCGGGTAGCGAAGCAGATCGCGTCGATGCCGCCGATCGCCGTCCAGATCGGCAAGGACTCGGTCAACCGCTCGTACGAGACGACGTTGAGCGAGGGA
It encodes:
- a CDS encoding enoyl-CoA hydratase-related protein, with the translated sequence MTEGYETLIVEKVDDDVGLIRLNRPDSLNALNSTLMEELLEALLDFEGDDDIRCIVITGNERAFAAGADISEMADATLVDAYRADNLALWDGIAEIRTPIIAAVDGWCLGGGCELAMTCDIVIASERARFGQPEIKIGVIPGAGGTQRLTKAIGKSRAMEMVLTGEPMDAAEAVARGLVSRTVPAETLMDETLRVAKQIASMPPIAVQIGKDSVNRSYETTLSEGVKAERRNFYLLFATEDRREGMEAFVNKRKPEWKGR
- a CDS encoding aminomethyl-transferring glycine dehydrogenase subunit GcvPB (acts in conjunction with GvcH to form H-protein-S-aminomethyldihydrolipoyllysine from glycine; forms a heterodimer with subunit 1 to form the P protein), which encodes GLVGPDTVGLMITNPNTLGVFESRISEITSIVHEAGGLAYCDGANLNAIVGRARPGDMGFDVVHINLHKTFSTPHGGGGPGAGPLCVKEHLAPHLPVPRVVRLQDGTFDLVTDDASSIGPVHSFAGNFAVVVRAYAYLRRLGAEGLRRVSGHAVLNANYLKARLIDRYPVPYPSGTMHEFVASGDRFRRHGVRTFDIAKALLDHGFHAPTIYFPLTVREALMIEPTETESKETLDRFVEAMLEIADRAESGEGEHLRTAPHELPVRRLDEARAARQLTLRG
- a CDS encoding EthD family reductase, with protein sequence MTARLIAVYRKPDDPDTFDTHYNDVHLPLARTMPGIRKVEVHRARKALIGDDDNYIVTVMHFDDAEALERATSSEEGMAAGKDAYKLSGGTVKLFVAECEEVQT